Proteins encoded together in one Acidimicrobiales bacterium window:
- the mftA gene encoding mycofactocin precursor MftA (Mycofactocin is a small molecule electron carrier derived from the final two amino acids, Val-Tyr, of MftA, the mycofactocin precursor. It plays a role in redox homeostasis and the metabolism of alcohols and aldehydes in Actinobacteria, including Mycobacterium tuberculosis.): MADSPSAPAGTRTPPAPVARPEGDEVALVEEDLLVEEISIDGMCGVY; the protein is encoded by the coding sequence ATGGCCGACAGCCCGTCCGCCCCCGCCGGCACCCGCACTCCGCCCGCGCCCGTCGCCCGCCCCGAGGGGGACGAGGTGGCGCTGGTCGAGGAGGACCTTCTCGTCGAGGAGATCTCCATCGACGGGATGTGCGGCGTCTACTGA
- a CDS encoding peroxiredoxin produces the protein MALTIGDEAPDFEANTTQGKIKFHDWIGDSWAVLFSHPKDFTPICTTELGYMARIKPEFDKRNVKIIGLSVDSAGDHEKWAQDIEETQGAKVTYPMIGDNDFKVATLYGMLPGGTSGDAKSRTPADNQTVRNVFVIGPDKKIKLVLVYPMSVGRNFDEILRAIDGLQLTGKHKVGTPANWKPGEDVVIGGAVSNDEAKKLFPDGWKEPKPYLRIVPQPK, from the coding sequence ATGGCTCTGACGATTGGCGACGAGGCCCCGGACTTCGAGGCCAACACCACCCAGGGGAAGATCAAGTTCCACGACTGGATCGGGGACTCGTGGGCGGTCCTGTTCTCGCACCCCAAGGACTTCACCCCCATCTGCACCACCGAGCTCGGCTACATGGCCCGGATCAAGCCCGAGTTCGACAAGCGGAACGTGAAGATCATCGGCCTGTCGGTCGACTCCGCCGGCGACCACGAGAAGTGGGCCCAGGACATCGAGGAGACCCAGGGGGCCAAGGTCACCTACCCCATGATCGGGGACAACGACTTCAAGGTGGCCACGCTCTACGGGATGCTGCCGGGCGGCACGTCCGGCGACGCCAAGTCCCGCACGCCCGCCGACAACCAGACCGTCCGGAACGTCTTCGTGATCGGGCCGGACAAGAAGATCAAGCTGGTCCTCGTCTACCCGATGAGCGTCGGGCGCAACTTCGACGAGATCCTGCGGGCCATCGACGGCCTGCAGCTGACGGGCAAGCACAAGGTGGGTACCCCGGCGAACTGGAAGCCGGGGGAGGACGTCGTCATCGGCGGCGCCGTGTCCAACGACGAGGCCAAGAAGCTGTTCCCTGACGGCTGGAAGGAGCCCAAGCCCTACCTGCGGATCGTTCCCCAGCCCAAGTAG
- a CDS encoding class I adenylate-forming enzyme family protein yields the protein MAAAAPRRALMDGPAVSRQEADATLTAPGQLFEVGEEVIRGIPTRVWRNAPPTLGAVLEQSRAHGDAVFLVYEDERITFSEHYRRAAALAHRLVEDYGVRPGDRVAIAMRNFPEWPVAFWATAAAGGVVVPLNAWWTGPELAYGLTDSGARVLFADQERMERLEPHLDAELAGLAGATVVARSEGPVRAGAVRFEDLLTPDVVAGATGLPDPGVGPEDDATIFYTSGTTGVPKGAVGTHRNICTNLWSLFFTNARASLRRAGAAPPAGGAGGQNAYLLSVPFFHATGCHSVLVANTAVGGKLVMMYRWNPERALELIEREQITTFGGVPAMVMQVLDSPDFEKRDISSVRSVAYGGAPAPPDLVRRIRQHFPGGQPSNGYGLTETSSVSTMNNGDDYIRKPDSVGPPVPVVEIKVVDADGGQLPLGEIGELWIKGPNVVRGYWNKPDATADSFTDGWLHTGDVARIDDEGFVYIVDRAKDMVIRGGENVYCVEVEAALHESEAVAECAVIGIPHPVLGEEVGAVVRLRAGASVTEEDLRRHVAERLAAFKVPVRVWIRDEELPRNPAGKVLKRELREELLGAETSG from the coding sequence GTGGCGGCGGCGGCGCCCCGCCGGGCTCTGATGGACGGCCCCGCCGTTTCCCGCCAAGAGGCCGACGCCACCCTCACCGCCCCCGGCCAGCTGTTCGAGGTGGGCGAGGAGGTCATCCGGGGCATCCCGACCCGGGTCTGGAGGAACGCCCCGCCCACGTTGGGCGCGGTGCTGGAGCAGTCCCGCGCCCACGGGGACGCCGTGTTCCTCGTGTACGAGGACGAGCGGATCACCTTCTCCGAGCACTACCGGCGGGCCGCCGCCCTGGCCCACCGGCTCGTCGAGGACTACGGCGTGCGGCCCGGGGACCGCGTGGCCATCGCCATGCGCAACTTCCCGGAATGGCCGGTGGCCTTCTGGGCCACGGCGGCCGCCGGCGGCGTCGTCGTCCCCCTGAACGCCTGGTGGACCGGTCCGGAGCTCGCCTACGGGCTCACCGACTCGGGGGCGCGGGTGCTCTTTGCCGACCAGGAGCGGATGGAGCGGCTCGAGCCCCACCTCGACGCCGAGCTGGCCGGACTGGCGGGCGCCACCGTGGTGGCGCGATCGGAAGGGCCGGTCCGGGCCGGCGCCGTCCGCTTCGAGGACCTGCTCACCCCCGACGTGGTGGCCGGCGCCACGGGGCTGCCCGACCCGGGCGTCGGCCCCGAGGACGACGCCACCATCTTCTACACGTCGGGTACGACCGGCGTGCCGAAGGGCGCGGTGGGGACCCACCGCAACATCTGCACCAACCTGTGGAGCCTGTTCTTCACCAACGCCCGGGCCAGCCTGCGCCGCGCCGGGGCGGCCCCCCCTGCAGGAGGAGCCGGGGGCCAGAACGCCTACCTGCTCTCGGTCCCGTTCTTCCACGCCACCGGGTGTCACTCCGTCCTGGTGGCCAACACCGCCGTCGGCGGGAAGCTCGTGATGATGTACCGCTGGAACCCCGAGCGGGCCCTGGAGCTGATCGAGCGGGAGCAGATCACGACCTTCGGGGGCGTGCCCGCCATGGTCATGCAGGTCCTGGACTCACCCGACTTCGAGAAGCGCGACATCTCCAGCGTGCGCTCCGTCGCCTACGGCGGGGCCCCGGCCCCGCCCGACCTCGTGCGGCGGATCCGGCAGCATTTCCCCGGTGGCCAGCCGTCCAACGGCTACGGCCTCACCGAGACCTCCTCGGTCTCGACCATGAACAACGGGGACGACTACATCCGCAAGCCGGACAGCGTGGGCCCGCCCGTCCCGGTGGTCGAGATCAAGGTGGTCGACGCGGACGGGGGCCAGCTCCCCCTCGGAGAGATCGGCGAGCTGTGGATCAAGGGGCCCAACGTCGTCCGGGGCTACTGGAACAAGCCCGACGCCACCGCCGACAGCTTCACCGACGGCTGGCTGCACACCGGGGACGTGGCCCGGATCGACGACGAGGGCTTCGTCTACATCGTGGACCGGGCCAAGGACATGGTCATCCGGGGCGGGGAGAACGTGTACTGCGTCGAGGTGGAGGCGGCCCTCCACGAGAGCGAGGCGGTGGCCGAGTGCGCGGTGATCGGCATCCCCCACCCCGTCCTCGGGGAGGAGGTCGGCGCCGTGGTCCGCCTCCGGGCCGGCGCGTCCGTGACCGAGGAGGACCTGCGCCGCCACGTCGCCGAGCGGCTGGCCGCCTTCAAGGTCCCGGTCCGGGTGTGGATACGCGACGAGGAGCTCCCCCGCAACCCCGCCGGCAAGGTGCTCAAGCGGGAGCTGCGCGAGGAGCTCCTCGGTGCGGAAACCTCGGGCTGA
- a CDS encoding aldo/keto reductase, translated as NGGWLTGRYRRGQELPKGGRAARMPQRFDPTLPANARKLDLVEELLKVAADAGCSLTHLALAFVLRHPAVSAAIIGPRTMEQLTDQLPAVDVVLDDAVLDRIDELVAPGTNISREDSGYAPPATTAAWRRRRPAGL; from the coding sequence AACGGCGGCTGGCTGACCGGCCGGTACCGCCGGGGCCAAGAGCTGCCGAAGGGGGGCCGGGCGGCCCGGATGCCGCAGCGGTTCGACCCCACCCTCCCCGCCAACGCCCGCAAGCTCGACCTGGTGGAGGAGCTGCTCAAGGTGGCGGCCGACGCCGGGTGCTCGCTCACCCATCTGGCGCTGGCGTTCGTGCTGCGCCATCCCGCCGTCAGCGCCGCCATCATCGGGCCGCGCACGATGGAGCAGCTGACCGATCAGCTGCCGGCCGTGGACGTCGTGCTCGACGACGCCGTGCTCGACCGCATCGACGAGCTGGTGGCGCCGGGCACCAACATCAGCCGCGAGGACAGCGGCTACGCCCCGCCGGCCACCACCGCGGCGTGGCGGCGGCGGCGCCCCGCCGGGCTCTGA